The following coding sequences lie in one Oncorhynchus kisutch isolate 150728-3 linkage group LG27, Okis_V2, whole genome shotgun sequence genomic window:
- the LOC109871869 gene encoding integrin beta-1-like isoform X1, translating to MDLRLLSIATLLGILCFCSAQQEGSDCIKANAQSCGECIQVAEKCGWCTDIDFLKQGESKSARCDELQSLITKGCTKAKIENPRGSTSINKNKAVTNRKKDMAEKLKADQITQIQPQKLTLNLRSGEAQTFKLKFKRAEDYPIDLYYLMDLSFSMKDDLENVKNLGTDLMREMKEVTSDFKIGFGSFVEKTVMPYISTTPARLLNPCTSTNNDTCTSPFSYKNVLKLTENGKEFNSLVSKQQISGNLDSPEGGFDAIMQVAVCGDAIGWRNVTRLLVFSTDAGFHFAGDGKLGGIVLPNDGKCHLENNMYTMSHYYDYPSIAHLVQKLSDNNIQTIFAVTEEFQPVYKELKNLIPKSAVGTLSSNSSNVIKLIIDSYNSLSSEVILENGKLPEGVSITYKSICKNGWVGTGENGRKCSNISIGDEVSFEIAIKSEKCPPQGKSETITIKPLGFTENVEIVLNFICECECSKDGKPLSEMCHNGNGTFECGACRCNEGRIGRLCECSTDEVRTDDLDANCRKDNGTDICSNNGDCVCGTCECKKRENPEERYSGKFCECDNFNCDRSSNKLCGGHGRCECRVCICDANYTGSACDCSLDTSTCLAANKQICNGRGTCECGVCKCTNPKFQGPTCEICPTCSGVCAEHKDCVQCRAFDTGEKKDTCERDCSYFNLIRVKDRDKLPQPADQSYPLSHCKERDANDCWFYYTYAVRNHTEREVYVVDTLECPAGPDIIPIVAGVVAGIVLIGLALLLIWKLLMIIHDRREFAKFEKEKMNAKWDTGVNPIYKSAVTTVFNPKYEGK from the exons ATGGATCTGAGACTACTTTCAATAGCAACATTATTAGGAATCTTATGTTTCTGCAGTGCACAGCAAG AGGGCAGTGATTGCATCAAGGCCAATGCACAATCATGTGGGGAATGCATCCAAGTGGCAGAGAAATGTGGATGGTGTACAGACATT GACTTCCTGAAGCAGGGAGAGTCTAAGTCAGCACGCTGTGATGAGCTACAGTCCCTGATCACAAAGGGCTGCACTAAGGCCAAGATTGAGAACCCCCGGGGAAGCACCTCCATCAACAAGAACAAGGCTGTCACCAACCGCAAGAAGGACATGGCAGAGAAGCTGAAGGCTGACCAGATCACTCAGATCCAGCCTCAGAAACTCACCCTCAACCTCCGATCCG GTGAGGCCCAGACCTTTAAGTTGAAGTTCAAGAGGGCAGAGGACTACCCCATCGACCTCTACTACTTGATggatctctccttctccatgaaAGACGATTTGGAGAATGTCAAGAATCTGGGGACTGATCTGATGCGTGAGATGAAGGAGGTCACCTCAGACTTCAAAATCG GTTTCGGCTCCTTTGTGGAGAAGACGGTGATGCCATACATCAGCACTACCCCAGCCAGACTGCTGAACCCCTGCACCAGCACCAACAACGACACCTGCACCAGCCCCTTCAGCTATAAGAACGTGCTGAAGCTGACTGAGAACGGGAAGGAGTTCAACAGCCTGGTCAGTAAGCAGCAGATCTCTGGAAACCTGGACTCCCCTGAGGGAGGATTCGATGCCATCATGCAGGTGGCCGTCTGTGGG GATGCCATTGGCTGGAGGAACGTCACACGTCTGTTGGTGTTCTCCACTGATGCTGGCTTCCACTTTGCTGGAGACGGCAAGTTGGGCGGCATCGTTCTGCCCAACGATGGGAAGTGTCATCTGGAGAACAACATGTACACCATGAGCCATTACTAC GACTATCCCTCCATTGCCCATTTGGTCCAGAAACTGAGCGACAACAACATTCAGACCATTTTTGCTGTTACTGAGGAATTCCAGCCTGTTTACAAGGAACTGAAGAACCTCATCCCCAAGTCAGCAGTAGGAACTCTGTCCTCCAACTCCAGCAACGTCATCAAGCTCATTATCGATTCTTACAAC TCTCtgtcatctgaagtcattctggAAAACGGCAAGCTGCCTGAAGGTGTATCCATAACATACAAGTCCATCTGCAAGAACGGTTGGGTTGGAACAGGAGAGAATGGAAGAAAATGCTCGAACATCTCCATTGGAGATGAG GTGTCCTTTGAGATTGCCATCAAGTCCGAGAAGTGTCCGCCTCAAGGCAAGTCCGAGACCATTACAATCAAGCCCCTGGGTTTTACTGAGAATGTGGAGATCGTCCTCAACTTCATCTGCGAATGTGAATGTTCCAAAGATGGGAAACCTCTCAGCGAGATGTGCCACAATGGCAACGGGACCTTTGAGTGTGGAGCCTGCAG GTGCAACGAGGGCCGTATTGGCAGACTGTGTGAGTGCAGTACAGACGAGGTGAGGACGGATGACCTGGACGCTAACTGTCGGAAGGACAACGGTACAGACATCTGCAGCAACAacggagactgtgtgtgtggaacCTGTGAGTGTAAAAAGAGAGAGAACCCAGAAGAGCGTTACAGTGGGAAGTTCTGCGAGTGTGACAACTTCAACTGTGACCGCTCCAGCAACAAACTCTGTGGAG GACATGGACGTTGTGAGTGCAGGGTGTGTATCTGTGATGCCAACTACACGGGCAGCGCCTGCGACTGTTCCCTGGACACCTCCACCTGCCTAGCAGCCAACAAGCAGATATGTAATGGCCGGGGCACCTGCGAGTGTGGCGTCTGCAAATGCACCAACCCCAAGTTCCAGGGTCCCACCTGTGAGATCTGCCCCACCTGCTCCGGAGTCTGCGCTGAGCACAA GGACTGTGTTCAGTGCCGGGCCTTTGACACAGGAGAGAAGAAGGACACGTGTGAGAGGGACTGCAGCTACTTCAACCTGATCAGAGTGAAGGACCGGGACAAGCTGCCCCAGCCAGCCGACCAGTCCTACCCCCTatcccactgtaaggagagggaTGCCAACGACTGCTGGTTCTACTACACCTACGCCGTCAGGAACCACACAGAGAGGGAGGTCTACGTGGTTGACACTCTGG AGTGCCCAGCGGGTCCTGATATTATCCCCATCGTGGCTGGCGTGGTGGCGGGCATCGTGCTGATCGGCCTGGCCCTCCTTCTCATATGGAAGCTGCTCATGATCATCCACGACCGCAGGGAATTTGCCAAGTTCGAGAAGGAGAAAATGAACGCAAAGTGGGACACG GGAGTGAATCCCATCTACAAGAGTGCCGTAACAACTGTTTTCAATCCAAAATACGAGGGTAAATGA
- the LOC109871869 gene encoding integrin beta-1-like isoform X2 has product MDLRLLSIATLLGILCFCSAQQEGSDCIKANAQSCGECIQVAEKCGWCTDIDFLKQGESKSARCDELQSLITKGCTKAKIENPRGSTSINKNKAVTNRKKDMAEKLKADQITQIQPQKLTLNLRSGEAQTFKLKFKRAEDYPIDLYYLMDLSFSMKDDLENVKNLGTDLMREMKEVTSDFKIGFGSFVEKTVMPYISTTPARLLNPCTSTNNDTCTSPFSYKNVLKLTENGKEFNSLVSKQQISGNLDSPEGGFDAIMQVAVCGDAIGWRNVTRLLVFSTDAGFHFAGDGKLGGIVLPNDGKCHLENNMYTMSHYYDYPSIAHLVQKLSDNNIQTIFAVTEEFQPVYKELKNLIPKSAVGTLSSNSSNVIKLIIDSYNSLSSEVILENGKLPEGVSITYKSICKNGWVGTGENGRKCSNISIGDEVSFEIAIKSEKCPPQGKSETITIKPLGFTENVEIVLNFICECECSKDGKPLSEMCHNGNGTFECGACRCNEGRIGRLCECSTDEVRTDDLDANCRKDNGTDICSNNGDCVCGTCECKKRENPEERYSGKFCECDNFNCDRSSNKLCGGHGRCECRVCICDANYTGSACDCSLDTSTCLAANKQICNGRGTCECGVCKCTNPKFQGPTCEICPTCSGVCAEHKDCVQCRAFDTGEKKDTCERDCSYFNLIRVKDRDKLPQPADQSYPLSHCKERDANDCWFYYTYAVRNHTEREVYVVDTLECPAGPDIIPIVAGVVAGIVLIGLALLLIWKLLMIIHDRREFAKFEKEKMNAKWDTHRNMALACCSG; this is encoded by the exons ATGGATCTGAGACTACTTTCAATAGCAACATTATTAGGAATCTTATGTTTCTGCAGTGCACAGCAAG AGGGCAGTGATTGCATCAAGGCCAATGCACAATCATGTGGGGAATGCATCCAAGTGGCAGAGAAATGTGGATGGTGTACAGACATT GACTTCCTGAAGCAGGGAGAGTCTAAGTCAGCACGCTGTGATGAGCTACAGTCCCTGATCACAAAGGGCTGCACTAAGGCCAAGATTGAGAACCCCCGGGGAAGCACCTCCATCAACAAGAACAAGGCTGTCACCAACCGCAAGAAGGACATGGCAGAGAAGCTGAAGGCTGACCAGATCACTCAGATCCAGCCTCAGAAACTCACCCTCAACCTCCGATCCG GTGAGGCCCAGACCTTTAAGTTGAAGTTCAAGAGGGCAGAGGACTACCCCATCGACCTCTACTACTTGATggatctctccttctccatgaaAGACGATTTGGAGAATGTCAAGAATCTGGGGACTGATCTGATGCGTGAGATGAAGGAGGTCACCTCAGACTTCAAAATCG GTTTCGGCTCCTTTGTGGAGAAGACGGTGATGCCATACATCAGCACTACCCCAGCCAGACTGCTGAACCCCTGCACCAGCACCAACAACGACACCTGCACCAGCCCCTTCAGCTATAAGAACGTGCTGAAGCTGACTGAGAACGGGAAGGAGTTCAACAGCCTGGTCAGTAAGCAGCAGATCTCTGGAAACCTGGACTCCCCTGAGGGAGGATTCGATGCCATCATGCAGGTGGCCGTCTGTGGG GATGCCATTGGCTGGAGGAACGTCACACGTCTGTTGGTGTTCTCCACTGATGCTGGCTTCCACTTTGCTGGAGACGGCAAGTTGGGCGGCATCGTTCTGCCCAACGATGGGAAGTGTCATCTGGAGAACAACATGTACACCATGAGCCATTACTAC GACTATCCCTCCATTGCCCATTTGGTCCAGAAACTGAGCGACAACAACATTCAGACCATTTTTGCTGTTACTGAGGAATTCCAGCCTGTTTACAAGGAACTGAAGAACCTCATCCCCAAGTCAGCAGTAGGAACTCTGTCCTCCAACTCCAGCAACGTCATCAAGCTCATTATCGATTCTTACAAC TCTCtgtcatctgaagtcattctggAAAACGGCAAGCTGCCTGAAGGTGTATCCATAACATACAAGTCCATCTGCAAGAACGGTTGGGTTGGAACAGGAGAGAATGGAAGAAAATGCTCGAACATCTCCATTGGAGATGAG GTGTCCTTTGAGATTGCCATCAAGTCCGAGAAGTGTCCGCCTCAAGGCAAGTCCGAGACCATTACAATCAAGCCCCTGGGTTTTACTGAGAATGTGGAGATCGTCCTCAACTTCATCTGCGAATGTGAATGTTCCAAAGATGGGAAACCTCTCAGCGAGATGTGCCACAATGGCAACGGGACCTTTGAGTGTGGAGCCTGCAG GTGCAACGAGGGCCGTATTGGCAGACTGTGTGAGTGCAGTACAGACGAGGTGAGGACGGATGACCTGGACGCTAACTGTCGGAAGGACAACGGTACAGACATCTGCAGCAACAacggagactgtgtgtgtggaacCTGTGAGTGTAAAAAGAGAGAGAACCCAGAAGAGCGTTACAGTGGGAAGTTCTGCGAGTGTGACAACTTCAACTGTGACCGCTCCAGCAACAAACTCTGTGGAG GACATGGACGTTGTGAGTGCAGGGTGTGTATCTGTGATGCCAACTACACGGGCAGCGCCTGCGACTGTTCCCTGGACACCTCCACCTGCCTAGCAGCCAACAAGCAGATATGTAATGGCCGGGGCACCTGCGAGTGTGGCGTCTGCAAATGCACCAACCCCAAGTTCCAGGGTCCCACCTGTGAGATCTGCCCCACCTGCTCCGGAGTCTGCGCTGAGCACAA GGACTGTGTTCAGTGCCGGGCCTTTGACACAGGAGAGAAGAAGGACACGTGTGAGAGGGACTGCAGCTACTTCAACCTGATCAGAGTGAAGGACCGGGACAAGCTGCCCCAGCCAGCCGACCAGTCCTACCCCCTatcccactgtaaggagagggaTGCCAACGACTGCTGGTTCTACTACACCTACGCCGTCAGGAACCACACAGAGAGGGAGGTCTACGTGGTTGACACTCTGG AGTGCCCAGCGGGTCCTGATATTATCCCCATCGTGGCTGGCGTGGTGGCGGGCATCGTGCTGATCGGCCTGGCCCTCCTTCTCATATGGAAGCTGCTCATGATCATCCACGACCGCAGGGAATTTGCCAAGTTCGAGAAGGAGAAAATGAACGCAAAGTGGGACACG CACAGAAACATGGCCCTGGCATGCTGCTCAGGCTGA